Genomic DNA from Dermacentor variabilis isolate Ectoservices chromosome 6, ASM5094787v1, whole genome shotgun sequence:
GGCAGACATTTCGGTGCGTGAACGATTTCGCAGTGTTTGCCGCGGCTTGGTGTCATTTTAGTTGCGTCCGCGGAACAGTGCAATTCGAGGCCGCTACGCCTTTACTGCGGGTCGAATGAAATGAATGATGAAAAAATCTAGAATCGTTAAAGAAATGGGCTTTATTTGACGCCAGCAATGCCCCCTGAAACTATCCGGGCCGTGGTCTCATGCAACGTAGGCTTTGAAGGATACTTTCACTCAATGAGACACAATGACCCATCTAATAGGCGTGGGGCAACGTCCAATTAGAGTCTGCCGTTTCCTGACTAGCGCCGAAACAGGTGTTAaaccttgggcgctataacgcaaaactattccaaacttttctattccaattctacaatcagcactccgcgattggtcaaaaacttttttggaccacccccacttcacctgtatgtcaggccacgtcacgaaaaccgtaaTTGTTCTCCATCTGATATGAGGTGTAAACACTGATTTTGCATAATttaaccgaacaaaagaaaaatagctatttctgattcgaccccttttcgccattagccctcggctattggtcaaaagttttcgggctacacacacttcacctgcctgtcacgcgatgtcacaaaaccgcaagaactcaccgcatcaaagtgatgtgtatgcgttaaagatgcattaatatgccgaacaaaactgaattttcttctgaatagccgcaggctgccccgttccgaaaggaataaacgaTGGCTGCCTCCGGTCGCTCAGGTACAGGCGACTCGGagctgccggaaagcatgggtttatttgcgtagaataaaacttttcgtgtggccgtgtaacatttttcgagcactttcagtacgtttacgacctcgttctgctaaCTCTTATTTGCTatggatccgtttcagcgtcattcttaaacttccgttgcatgccgctgcgattttcgaccagccgctGCAAGCCAACTGAGGGAAAACAGaacaatcacagacgccggcaccaccctcttgatccggttatcgtgcactgactcggccccaacgaatccttctccacttgagcgtgctcgtcgcctcttgtcagccaattacataagaCAATCCGCTCAGCATAGGcaaagttattcgtttttcaagcaaacgaaagtgacctcctatgaacgaggagagcgtttcattggtctgttgagacaaccctacgggtgaccgccagatgcttgcgtcggctgttacgcaaatttgacgtcaggagattggaataaggaaggaaggaaggaaaacttaaTTTGGTCTTGTAAGTAgagataattaaccactaagcgggccgctcccacgtcggggccggaaggccaagcctcacggccacgtcgtgagcctgctggacagcccaggagattggaataaaaacacattggaatagttttacgttatagggccccttatTACTGTACGAAATGACGCTGTCCGCGCACTCGTGAACCCAATTAATTTCCTGCCAATGGCAGCTTtctatttgttttatttgttggGGGTACAACACAACACCTTTGGCTACCAATTGAACAGAAGTAATCTTGGAATAGTAGGTCTACATGTCGTTTATTCTTTGTGCTTAATAATCTCTCTGATACTGGCGTATTGAATTGAGGGGCCGGAAAAACTACGCGAAGCATGACGTTTTCATCCATTTTTAACCAAGAGCAATTTGCTAAAAGCCTAAACCTTTGTTTGGTGCAAGAATATTTTGATTGGCATGCAAAACGGGcgaaggtatttatttatttattcaaaagaaccttacaggccctatggaagggcataaagtaaggggggcacattgaacagtaagaggtataaaaagtacaaatttctaataggaacagtgctataaaaagattgccatgttacacaatattgaaggcactaggaatacaaagcaatatccgaaggcacacgaacacttgttactgttaacagagcaaaggaataccgtttatgaaaatgatatacaacatggcaaaaatgcacgataacatacactagattggtcactcctgaacggtattaaatgggaaaagcatgagtaactgagagcggaacgtgtcgggattagatatggaggctatgttatcagggaggtcattccagagacggatggcacgtggtagtgccgatgaattaaatgcatttgttttaccgtatatgcgcatgaaactgaactgattatgtaatctgcgtgaaaaagagtggggtatttgtagttgcaaccgggttcgtttattagtgtaaatatatttgtggaataagcacagaagagcgatgttacggcggatatctaatggcggcaacagtaggtctagtttaatttgtgtaatgctcgagtatatactgtagttacgggatatgaaacgggctgctctgggaggggaggggaggggagttGAGAGGGGATGTTTGTATTAGCATGGGGCACAAGTTTTTCACACATACTATGTTTCACAGCATCAGTCACCGCTGATGGAAAGGAATTGTGAAGAGAAATTTTATGGCTGGCCCACTCGCAGCGGCGTCGCATCAGGACGATCGCCGAATTCGTTGATGCACGGCACGCTTGAGAACGCTGTGACTGCCACGAGCGCGCTGGTATATAGTAATTTAGCTTATCGCGGGGATTTCGCATTATTGGAACGTCAAAGAATAAACACTAATAAATGGGAAATCAAAAACATCTCAGTGGTTCGTCTTCAAACCTGATCTGCCACTTGTAAATACTGAAGACGAAAGCTCGCATATGAACTACAGTGGCTACAAGTACTGCTTGGTTAAGCATTAGCTGTCACATCCAAGCAATGGCCAGCGGTCTTTGCTCGCGTGCGATTCCTGTCAGTTCTTCTCACCACGTTATGATCAaaagtttgtgtttgtgtgtgtgtgtctgcgaaacgcacgcacgcacacactttaAAGCGTAATCACGATTGTCTCAGATCTGGCTAACGAgctgcatttttgtttttgtttttgcagtaCCTGTGCATAGAAGCGATCTGATCCTGGCGAGATCCTGCTGCCGGAAGATTGCCGCGCATGGCTGACGTACCAGAGAGCTACGACATGCTGTCGACATCCACCTTGGGGCCGCTCGTTGCCAACGTGACGTCAGTGACGTTACGTGTGTCCAGAGACCAGTCAGTGTCGCGCACCTACAGCAACACCACGCCCACCTCTCATCTCAATCTGACAACGGGTCATGGTGATTCCGAAGAATTTGTGCCCTACGAACAAAGGCTAGAGACGTACGTGGTGCCCACACTTTTCGCTTTCATATTTCTCGTCGGGCTCCTTGGCAACGGAACACTGATCCTCGTGTTCCTGCGAAACCGAACGATGCGCAGTGTTCCTAACATCTACATCATGAGCCTCTCTCTGGGCGACTTCATCGTCATCGCGGGCACTGTGCCGTTCATCAGCACCATCTACATTCTCGACTCGTGGCCGTACGGGCTGTTTCTCTGCAAGCTCAGCGAATTCCTTCGGGACGTGTCCATTAGCGTCACCGTATTGACGCTTACCGTGCTCAGCATCGATCGGTACGTGGCCATCGCCATGCCACTTCTCAACCACAAAGGCCGTCGACACACGAGGCGAACAATCACCATCATGCTGACCGTCGCGGTGTGGATGATCGCTGTCCTCTTGGCCATACCGGGAGCCCACTTCTCGTTCGTGATGGAAGTTGAGGCCACGCCCGATCTGCGATACAGCGTGTGTTACCCATTCCCACCGGAGATGTGGCCCTGGTACCCGAAACTGATGGTGCTCATGAAGTTCCTAGTCCAGTACGCTATCCCATTGATGATCATAGGCACCTTCTACTGCCTCATGGCCCGCCAGCTTATTCGCACGTCGCGCACCCACTTGACGCAGCCCGGCTGTGGTGGCGTGGCGCAGCTCAAGCAGATGAAGGCGCGTGTCAAGGTGGCCAAGATCGCCCTTGCTTTTGTCGTTCTGTTCGCCGTCTGTTTTTTCCCCAACCACGTGTTCATGATGTGGTACTATTTCGCGCCGGACGCACCGTCGCACTACAACAGCTTCTGGCATGTCTGGAAAATAATGGGCTACGTGATGACGTTTGTCAACTCGTGCCTGAACCCCATCGCACTGTACCTGGTCAGCGGGGTGTTCCGCAACCATTTCAAGCACTAcctcttctgcagccggcgtgccGCAAGCGGCGTTCACTCCCGCAACAATTCCTATTCATTTCGCACCATTCACAGCTCGAGCATGTCCAAGTGCACGGCTTCTACCAAGATTTGACGAATGACCTGCCTCCGGAGGAGGGCAAAGGTCAAATGCGATGGCCAAAGCGGGATTCCCGCCAGCGGTGAACCGGAGTTCCGGTCTGTATCTGAGGGAGCCTTTTAGATCTGCCTGCATTCGCCAGCTTCGGACATTCCCAGGGCATTCGCGTGAGACATTTGGCTTCCTAGCGGGCCCTTTTCGCCACGTTCTTTTGGGATGCTAGCACAGAGTGGAAGCTCTAGTAAAGGCACGAGCACGTGCGCCAGTATTCAGGCCACCGTCACCGGTATATGGCACCAGTAGGCCCATTGCAGAGAGGAGTGTGCGTCAGTTTAGTTGCTTTGGAGATAGCGCTTTGAGAACTGTAAGTGGCGGGAAATATTCTTGTAGTGTTCTACTGAAGGACTCGTCGAACAATGATCGGTGTCTAGAGGTGCCAAAAGCACCCACTTCACGTTTAAACTGTACCTATAACTGCACGGCCCATGTTGGTTGGTATGTGTACCAGTGAATTGTTGTGTGCTGTTACCATTGATAGTGATCTTATGATTGCCAGTATTTGCTGGCTTTCCCCATTCGTCCATTCCTGAAGCAGCTTATGGGAACTTGTACGACCATTCTCATGTACATAGCGGTAATCTAAAGCAGTCTTCGACTGAGTCTCTCATACTTAACTTGCGCGCGCCGATGTAAAGTGAGAACGATTGATGGTAACCATAGATCTCTAGTTATTTCAGGTGTGTCATATGCTATAATGAGCAAAGCATGAAACGGAATCTATATTTGTGGCTGatacgttttctttttgtgtctcGAAGTTTGCAGTTCACAACCGCACTGGGACCAATTTATGCAGCACTGTATCACTGAGGCCATCTCGACCGAATAACATAGTGGTTATTAAGGAATAGTAGGTTCTTATTGATACACTTATATGGTTCAACGaaacttcgtatagctgtcgtTGTCCTTGCAAAACAGCCAGCACGATCTGTGTTAGTGTATTCCAGTTACCGGTGATGCGTTGTTTTATCAGAGAAAATTAGTGAGCGAGTATACTTAAGTGTAATTTTGATTTAAGAAAGTATCTTACTTCATATTCATCATGGCGATTGGGAAATTTCCATCCAATGTATTGCGCGCTGTGAAAGGGTAAAATTTTCTACAACAGACTTGAAACGAATCTCGCAACGAGTTTCACAATACAGATATCTGAAGATACATACGCGCATAGGCGCCTGCATCAACAttcgcgcaaacacacacacgaacTGAATATACAGAATAAGCACACATACACCGGTATGCGTCGCTCTTGCTGGTGCAAGTTTTTCACACACGATTACGTCAAGGAGAAATGAAGCAAGTTCCACTGTCATGTAAAGAAGGTTTTTGATAATATGCAAAACACCCATGTCCATTTCATATATTTCACTGAAATTAACAGATCTCGAAGACAGCATTAGAGCGCCGAAATCGTTGGCGTTGTGCTATGAAGAACAATGCGCAATTACGTCAGCGGGACAATTATTTGCCCAGAAAATTCGAATTGTTTGAcgcgcacgttcgcgcacactaaAACCGATTTGCAGCGCGTGCTTTCAGGTCACTGGCTCGATAAATGCAAATGGTGTATTAAAGCGATAGCTTCCTTGGTTCTCCTTCCACTTGgtggtgtgtgtgtttctgtctGGCCATTCTGATGTATTcgaaatgtgtgtatatatatatatatatatatatatatatatatatatatatatatatatatatatatatatatatatatatatatatatatatatatatatagtacatttTGAATGGTTGCTATTGAACCAGATTCCCTCAGCACAGAAGCTCGATATGCGTTACCCATTAGCCCATGAATGCATTCCTGAAGAACGGCGGAATAAAACACCTTTGCTGATTTCTGTCGTCCAAGTTATAGCATTCAAATGCTTTGCGCCTTAGGCGCcttgcataaaacaatttaccCATCTTGTTACTCACCTGCATAGCTCATCTTGTCGCTAACAATGAAGAAATAAGCTATGTGACGCGTTTCTCAACAGACTGCGGCACTGCGGCACGTTTCGATGAGATCACGCACATTACGCCTCGTGATTCAACACGTTCTGCTGCTGAACAAAAGCTTCCACTTCGCTTTTGCCATCGTTTCCCATCGTACCATGGCTTTTGCCATCGCTTTTGCCAGTTGCCATCGCGGCTGAGGGACGCGTTCGCAACTGAAATCCGCAGCGCGTCTCTTGTCGTAGTCGGCTATTTGGCCTTGGTGGCTCATGTAAGCCGTTTAAGCATGGGAGGATGCGGGTCACCAACCCATCTACCATTGAGAAAAAAATACACGTTTTACGGTCCCTGGGGCGCGCAGTAGCGGTTTTATCGCAGTCGTCTGCTATGGGTGATAACTGTGTAAATATGTAAAGCTTTTAGATGTGCGCGTATATGTGCGTTAGTGTGTAAAAGGATATATGGTGCATGGGTTGATTATTCTCGGTACGAAAAATTGAGCTATCACTAACACATATATCAACCCAAGGTTGGCTCTGCTGGCATAAATACAGAAAAGGACAGCGTGAACAGCCAAGAAATTTGACGCTTAAGAGCGCTTTGTATAGAACTCTGCTGGATGCACTTCATATGTTAAGGAATGAGGCAAACGGGACAAATATTCATCGCAGACGTTCTCGAATACTCTGAGTGCTGTGATTATAGACGTTAAAGATGTTACTGTAGGTAACGAGCTTCCTTGTGACCGGTGTCTTCTTAGCAGCGCGTGTAATATTGTGTGGCTCTGCGTTACACTATGGCTAGAAAATATTGGGAGGTTAGTAGGACAACTCTTTCCCCTCCAAATGTTTACCGAAGGCTTTTAAATTTAAAGCATGTAGCCCCGTAATTTTGTGAGCGGTTTTCAGGACTTACGTGGCGCATGAAACTTCAGGTCTCATTACTATTGCTGTTAAAGGGGTCATGCTGATGTGTGCATTGAAATAGGACTTTCATGAGAAGGTGCTATTTCACTTTGTTGGATGGACGTAGCGTCAAAACGACATAGGTTTCACGCTCCTTGATATCACTCGTAACTACTACCTGGCAAGGTTGTTGTGTAAACAGCCTTGCTTAGGACGTTGAGCAAACAATCCAGTAGGGCGTCAGCCCTAAGATGAGACATTCACGAACTTGAGCGTCTaatcttttttatttgtttttttgtatTAAGGCTGTTTTAGCAAAGTCTTTAGCATGAATGCTAAGTTTCTGCCTTTGTTTTTCCTGAATGTGTTCTAATTCGCGGTATCCCTCAAATAATCTAATCGGTATGCTTGATAGCCGAGACATCGTTAAGCTATAGCCCTTTTGTTCTTGCATTGCTGGAGTATTCAAGAACGTGCGGTCCAACAGTGATCTGCTTGAATAACGTTTCACAGAGCCCGAAAATGTACAAGATGTTGTGCTATTCGCCTGTATTATTTTTGTCGCGAGTGATTCACAGGCATTTACTAAGAGCGGTGGGTGATGTATTGCCGCGTCAGTCATAACCTGTGATTTGTCCAGTGTTGTCCTTGGCGTGCCACTCTTGTGTGTAATCGTAGGATCGTGATTCGTGTATTTAAGCACTGTACCCTTCCTAGCATTTTCTGCATGAAACTGTATATAGTTATTTATGTGACGAATTCTGTGTCAGTATTGTGTGACCATATATCACTCCTCATCGACGTTCATTAAAAAAGCAGCAGCACCTCAAAACAGGTTATTCGGCGCGTCTTATTCGTGTGCATATGTGACTATGGTGCTTCAGTGATAACAATGTATACGTATTCAAGCACTGTTCATTTAAAACGTTGAGAAGCACCTGTATATATTATCGAGCATTGTTctcaaatgaaaataaaaattctACTCGTGCTGGCTTACATTTTGTGTGCCTAGTTTGCTTTTAAAACTACTTGTACATTTCACAGATCTTCCTCTGTGTACACAAACATAGCGTAATAAGGCAGTATA
This window encodes:
- the CCHa1-R gene encoding CCHamide-1 receptor; translation: MADVPESYDMLSTSTLGPLVANVTSVTLRVSRDQSVSRTYSNTTPTSHLNLTTGHGDSEEFVPYEQRLETYVVPTLFAFIFLVGLLGNGTLILVFLRNRTMRSVPNIYIMSLSLGDFIVIAGTVPFISTIYILDSWPYGLFLCKLSEFLRDVSISVTVLTLTVLSIDRYVAIAMPLLNHKGRRHTRRTITIMLTVAVWMIAVLLAIPGAHFSFVMEVEATPDLRYSVCYPFPPEMWPWYPKLMVLMKFLVQYAIPLMIIGTFYCLMARQLIRTSRTHLTQPGCGGVAQLKQMKARVKVAKIALAFVVLFAVCFFPNHVFMMWYYFAPDAPSHYNSFWHVWKIMGYVMTFVNSCLNPIALYLVSGVFRNHFKHYLFCSRRAASGVHSRNNSYSFRTIHSSSMSKCTASTKI